Below is a genomic region from Megalopta genalis isolate 19385.01 chromosome 10, iyMegGena1_principal, whole genome shotgun sequence.
tttatacaaaatacagAAAAATGCGTCGTGTACAatattcgtttctttaataCCGGCTTTATTGCATCAAACGTACTTCTACATAAGGATTTGGTCTTTAATGTTTTCTTGTCGATATTGAATAATATGAGTaatgaatttttcatttgtatttATTCACCTACTTGATGAAACAACAGAATTATactgaaatatattataaattggtTATAAATATTGTGAAACGATCATAGTTAATTTATACCGACACAACGAAACacattcattttatttcaaatataaatgtatcgtttttcgaaataatatttctagAATTAATTTCACATTTTATGGTGCTAAAATTTATCATCTTAATTTCCAGTTTGCATATTCAAAGAAAAATTTTGGATTTACAagataatagtatatattaattCTACCTCTGTTCtcaggtatatatatataatttatcttGTATAACAAGAATTCTTATTAATTTGTCCCTTTGTACATTTACTTTCACATTTACTTATACATCGATAACATTATAAGTTAAGAATGATTCACGTACTAATTTGCTTTCGTTTGTCAAAATAATTAAACGATATTTTTCACATACATTTTCACCTCCTACTGTTGTATATCCCTATCGATATTATTAAACGCTTATTTTGTATTACATCTTTGTAGTACTTGGCAAATATATCGCGCAAAATATCATTATAAGATGAGTATGTTCGAttgattttgaagtatatgtCTGCATAATATTTTACAGCTAAAATCAAATTGAAAAGCTTATGGTGATTTGAGGAAGggataaatacaaatataaattatgCACATCACAATATAATTGTCTAGATTTATTTTCATTGACTATTACAATCATTTATGTATATCTTGAACACATCCATGTAAGCTTTGTATCCGTACTTGTGAAGGGAAGATATACAAATGTAAAACAATTTATGCTAAATcgataaagaaaatattaagtAGAATTTTTCTATATGCAAGTAGTTTCAATATGTCATTTAACATGCACAATATCTCCATGATTCTCGTTCGGATACCATACCGCCATATTATAGGCAGTAAGAATCATTCGCACTGTGAGTGTACATTTTGTATAATAACAGAAAATACTAACATGAAAAAAATAAGCTCGGTGGAAGTATAATCACAGTTACTAGGAACAGCCCTGTTAACTTAAAACTTCTGTATCCTATTTATTCTAAATTGTACTTTACTATAAAGACATAGTAGAATAAGTTTTATACGTCCACTTTGCGGTATTTCatctatgatatatatatatacgcttTGATAATAGACTCTGTTATTTGTAATGTTTAATACGATCGATTTTGTAcctgaataaaatatatatatatatattttaaaatatatatatattccatagAGAATAAAATATACGAAGCTCAACAGTTTTTAAATTGTTCTACAAGCAGTTAACTTCTATTATTATCTACGAATTATTTTATACGCTGCGATATCAAGCGTTATTGATCTTATCGTTTCTGTTTGTACCATCGAGACCTCTAccaaattatttgattcaattGCATTGGTAAATAGGACCCGCGCTACGGTAAGTTCGAGCAAGTTACCCCATTGAAATAATTATACGTTACGCTAAATACGTTTGTTTGGACAACACAGTGGATTTATGCTTGCCTTTTAACTTATAATTTGGCTCGTAGCAGTCTGATATTCTCTTTTTATTTACACCAGGGGAGAATACTCGTTAACACCAGCAGAGAACTTCTGGAATTTTAACTCGCTTTATAAAATTGTCAAATATATTACCAACATACAAGCTCTTGTATCAAATATCAGAAAACGCGATAAATACGCATATCAAGCAAAAATGACCAGATATATTTGACCGATGTATGATCAGCATAACATATCCGTTGTTTTTGAATATATTATGGCTCTCGAATCATTTATTTTACACAGatttaataaatttccattCTATATAGGACATTCACTTTGTAAATTTCTTTTACCACGTGGTAAATACTGATATATTTACGATCAGCATGATTATTTCGCTTTGTGAAAAAAGCAAATTTCAAAAATTCACATCCAAAATCTCAAGTAAAAAGTGAAACTCGGTAGAAGTCGTTTTGGCTTTAAGCATTCAACTTCTACAATTGCAATATTTTCGGAGTATGTTGTCAGAACATTTTTGATTGTTTCTGTCGAAAGCTCTAACGAATAAGCAGATTCGAAAACAAATACGGCGACACACAGCTATAGCTGCGAAGCCGTACACAAACCCGCATATTTAAACGAAGTAGCTCGTGTATTCGTGAGGCATCACGCCTCTTCTAGGATAAAACGTGTGAGTGGTTGAGTATTCATACAGGTTTGTGATCGAGCTCATATAAATGTCGGCGAACCTAAAGAGTCTTCTAGAAAAGTATGTGGGATTGTGATATGTTCTGAAAACGGAACCGAATTGCTTGTTGAACACGCGTTTTATCTCGTTCCTCAACTCGTCCCTCTCTTTGATCCACTCGTCCAGCACCGTCTGCACATCCGGTCCCTCGTAATCTTGGTGCTCCTCGATCAAGCCGGTCAGCATTTGCAACCAATTTGCATTCTCTTTGAACCTCGGATTGTTTAACGTCGATATTTCGTGCTACGGATAAATTATAACGTTTAGTTgctgttatgtatcatatgatATAGAAAACTACAAAGTAAACGAAGCATGAGAGTCTTTTTAACTCTCATTGACTCCTCAGAAATCATTAAAGGCTTTAGGATAATGCTTCAACTATTTTTCTACAACACACTTTAAATCAAGAAATATTATGTTGCATTTGCAATATTACATTTTACACAACTACGATATAGTATACGTTGACTCTGAATTATGAATAAATGATAAAACAATTCTTTTTTTCGAATTCTGTTTTGTCTTTATTGAAAAATGGATCAAGAACGAGAaccaattaattattattagagaAAAAAGTGGTAAAAATATCTTAGAATAAAGTTGTCTTGATCTGAGCACTATTTAAAAGGtaaattttcatctttttgtTGCACACATGCAGATACGAGCAATGTAAAGAAACCTTTATTTTAGCTACTTCTCGGTTTGCCAGAGATAAAAGTAGATCTTAATCTGTGCTGTTGAAATTAGATTTACTATTTTCAGCGTTTAAGTCAATATTGgtctgcggatcttcatgcaaaataagaattttctTAGTCGATTGCATCGTACATTAACCAGGTAGAAAATTTGTTTCTTTctgtaataattttagtaagctgaacataatataattattttcttttctataaatgcataaaatccgcggtctagtcatTCCACTTCTAAAACGTTTGATACAACATACTTTTCCAAATAATTTCTACAAATTTTCTGCAATCTATTATCAATGGAACTGTTACCCCTATTCGAAAATTCGCTGCTTACAGTTAATTCTTTGATGATAGCGCCAGTTCTCCAGCCATGTTCCAAGGTCACGTCCGCCAGATCGCTATAGGGATGATCCCCGAAATACAATACTTGCTGTCCTCGCCATCCGGTCATGTCCTGCAGTTGTTTAACCGTGCCCTAAGAATAGAAACGTTATTACTCAAATTCAACGGCAGCGAACAGAAAGAGATCGTACTTACTTCGAGGTATATGACACCTTTCTCGAGCTTCGTGACTCGATCCCACAATTGAGTTTTATTTACTTCGTCGTAGATTCGGAGCGGCCTGCTCTCCTCGGTGAAGAATTTCGGTTTCCGCGCTTGTACTATTACTACGTCGAAGTAATCTTTCCAACTGTCGCCGACCAAAAATTTCATTCCTATATCACTGCGAACAAAATAATAACGAACTTCGTAACGAgctatatttttttttagaaagtCATATCGATATTGATCATACTCCGAACGTTTATGCAAAATTTTCTATCGAAGGCGGATTTCGATTTCCATCGATCATACTTCGATGTAAATTCAAATGTTTATGATCTTAATCGTAGTTTACAAAAATTAGTGGACGAATCAGTCGTCTAAAGAGTgaaaaaacgagcagcaagcctcgagtaatcgtatcttcccaaattgtccatttttgtttccaagcagAACGTCAATTAAGAACAATTTACTGAACTTTGTAAGAGGAGATCGTATGACTAGAAACCTGCACGACTAAAAACATTTTAAAGCTTCAAGCTTCTACTTTCACAAttaatcgttcatttgttttttttaaagtatatcttctaaattttctacaattttttttCGCGACTGAATCTATCGCACATTTGCACATTGAAGATTCTCCTTTTGCAGCGAGTTTCTATAACAGATTCGACTTGCCCTAGAATatgatatattaggtctaccggaaagttctgtccgatagtgtcacttcaagtttcaatccatatgcacatgttgattcgagGCATATACGACTacctctctttatcattgcatttacacacatgtactctcccaaataaactgaaacaaagatgtctcatgtcattattaagcgagacgcgatcgtgaaaacatggctaccgacgataatgccagaccacatgctgctttggcgactcgtcagaaaatcgcagagctaggctggcaaattctgtcgcatccaccatactccccagacctagccaccctccgattatcgcttgtttctctctttgcaaaactttttacgggaaaaaattcaaaaccgaagctgatgtcaaccaagcactggttgagttcttcgcctctaaaaataaatcattttttaaaaatggcattcacaagttgccatcgcgctggcaagaagtcataagcaacgatggaaagtatattctacaataaatattattaaatgtatgaaaattgtgttatatttcaaattcaaaaacggacagacctttccggtagacctaatataatttGGAACTTTGAATCTTGTTCTTACTTATAAAATGGGAAATCGATTGCGtgctaatttattatattttgtaatgtTCGATCTTCGGAAAAGTTCAAATCGCGATGCAGATGTGGTTAAATTAATTGACTGCAAATTGCAACACTCACACAAAGTGGAAGGGGCTGTTGGTTACCAGGAACATCTTCTTGTTGGATTTTTTCAGTCGATCGAAGAATTCCTTTAAATCCTTATTCTGTTCCAAATAGTCCGCGACATTTTGTACAACTAGTCCGTGCATTATGGGGTGACAACTCTGTACAGAGTTCTGATAGGAGAAAAGAAAACAAGGTCGATGTTAAGATGAACATTTGTGATCGTTGAGGCAAAGTTTTTTCAAAATGGTTCAAAATTAATTACGCTTCCTTGATCTTTCCTTCGAATCTATTTGCATTAGTACACAATGGTGAATATCATATAAAAGAGAcgaaacaattgaaagaaaGATATTTACTGATTTTTGAAACTCCGATTTACGATTTTAAGGAAACGTAGATTAGATCGCAATTTCTTTAACGGCAAAACCTGGTAgaataatttacaatttacaatttacaatttacaatttacaatttacaatttacaatttacaatttacaatttacaatttacgatTCAAGGTATGTTTCATTGTATCTTTTATCActataagtaaaattgtttcgtTGTATTTCAACTGTTTAACCCAGGGGTgacaaactcaaaagctaacttgggccaaataaacaatgcttaactttaggtgggccgcaaaaaaaaagatcaatgttcatagaaacaaatatttttattttgactagtacattgtttacgtcctgatgcTTGACataaaaaatgttcatctcgggccgcgagtttgacacccctggtttaACCGATCATTTTCAGCTTTACTCATTAGCTTTTCAAAAGATACCTTTGTAGAAACTTCTTGCAGACCTATATTAGTCTTCCTGTTCCTACCGTAATTTATCTTATTTAACTGTCAAAAATTAAGTTATTGGATGAcgattgaaatatttaaatactCTAGCTCGAAATGACCTTGTAATCGCAGTTCGAGGGTTAATAAGATTCAGCAACTTCGTTTCATGCCTAATCTGGACAAAtgaaatataacataaatgtGTCGAAGTTTTCTACTCGCCTTTACGTCCCTGAAAAGTATTTCAGGATGGTAGTCTATATGGTTCCGAAGGAAGTATTCCGTGACATTGCAAAGAAGCCCCATTTCCGGCACCGAGAATAAATCGGCGAGTTGTATCATTTTCGATCGGTGCAACGCCTCCTGCAAGAAAACTTCCATTACATCCGCGTACGCGAGACCCCCGAATGAAACGGACAGCTATACTCACTTTCTATGGCACAACGTTGCGAAATTTCCATCATGAAAAACACACGTATCGACGCATGCAAACAAACAAAAGACGTTTAAGTTGCTGTAAAGTTTGTCCGGTTTTCGATTTTTGAGCGGGAAAATCGGGATACGCGTACGTGCATGCAAGGTATCAACCTTGAAGAGTCAAAACAATCGTGAACTCGGTTACATAATGGagaattgttgaatatttaattGTTGAACCTCGTAGGCAGTTACGACGTTCATTATCATTGTGTCAAATGCAATGACACGAGCGACTTGAAATTATTCCTTTCTAGTTCTTCACGGCGCGGTCGTTGTATTTTCTATTCGAACAATATCGGACGCAACGTGAAGTTTGAATTCTAGGCTTTAACAAGGCATTGCTACGGGTTTGCGTAATATTTCTATAGATGTTGTGTCTCCCTCTCACGAGACGGACAGAACGTGTCAAAAACAATGTTCCCGACAAATATCTTCGATTAGAGCAAAAACTTCATTTTTTAAgcgtatttgaatgtaaatattCGATTTTTATAGAACTTATGGTTGCGGACAATGGACTATTTGTTATCGCAAATAAGAATGCCGATTCTGAAAATGTATCGTTTGCAATACGTCATTTTTGCAAGTATACTAATATTTTAACGAAAAGTGTCATAATTGTGCAAACTTCTATTATTTTACATCtagaaaatattagaaaatcaTTACAACCACTCGTGGTCTTTTCTGAGTTTGAGATTACTATGTACAACGTAGTGGACTCACTCTTGTGGATTCACACAATTGGTTCACAATAAGGGTGCAAGTAGGTCTACAAGGtagatataattattataaaatatttctgataattattcgaacgattttGAACACTCAAAATACAGAAGTTACATTTGGGAAATACAATCATTTCGTATGGAAATCATCTGGATCATACTGAATGCTAGTAAATGAAATAATCTTTACATGTATTtgtatatgtatttatttatactctAGATTCAACTAAATAGTTATTCAAGTAAAATAATTATAGATTATCTTATCACAACTGCGCTAATATCAAATCATTCTACTTGAATGATTTAAGTAATTCAAATAAAAGAAACTATTTGAGATttcattaaattttgtaatttttcgaacaaaaataATACATCAGCTGAGATGATTCATCATGTCAAAGTAGTATGTTTCACTATATTCCAAATACCGTGGACTGCGAATATTTGTGTAAATATTTTCCAAgacaattgtaagaaacagaaatgaaataaaaataaatcattctttatagtaatttatataagttgaaaatagcatagctatattattaaaattcttcttataaatgcataaaattaacAGCCTAGTAATAACATATTATTCACAAATCATTTACtaattttcattaaaatggAGCTGATCCGTTACATAATTCGACATGCTCGTAAATTGAATATTCTATGTGAATATTTTATGAATGTTTTATAGTAATATTTCACAGTATTTCCATCAAGAAGgaagtaattaataatttcgaACAAATCAATACTAACACAGTTTGGTAAATAATCCCTGGAAaagatttttcatttctttcagTCAGCACCGCGAACATACGAACGTTGAATGTTTCATAATTTTTGGGAAAAAATCCGGTCGTTTAACGCTTAACAGACGGGTTGTTTTTTCACTGTCTTTCTCGGTTCCCGGACATTTTTTAagagaattaaataaacatgtacGTATGGTTTTAAAGCGTTGCAGTTTCATTAAATCAACGCTACACTTTCGATACAATTTtacgaagttatttatttacatgttttgtattaataaaatattgggttggcaactaccGGTAATTAACTGCGAACTGTTTGTATTCTACGTCAGAATCTCTGGATGTTTTTTCTGTTAACAGAGATCGAACTGTGCAATTATCTTCTCTTAAGGTGTCCAAAGAAGAAAACGGTAGACTTTTTCTCGTGTAACGCGCACATTCTAAAGCGTCGTGTTTGAAATGATCATTGCTAtgatcaattttattttctatattctatgAAATAGGACAGTATTTCAAAAATAAACGTCGCGAAGAATCGAAACTGGAATCAGCCAGAATAGTTATATGCATAACGGCTACAACGTTTTCTCGGTTCTCGCAACTGTTtcaatttattgggttggcaactaagtaattggcgatttcagttatagatgtctctatAACTCCCATTttcatgatatccgtaaatgttatgttataaaattattattattattattatgttattttttattatccgtgaatgttagcaactggacaaattgaatgcagcggccaaggaaaagcgaccagaattggtcgatcgtaaaggtgtcattttccagcaggacaatgctaggccgcacacgtcattgtccactcggcaaaaattcatggatattgcttgggaattgatgttacacccaccatatagccccgatctcgcgccatcggattaccacttatttcgatccctggacaactcccttcgtggtaaaactttgaatgacgatgacgctgtaaaatctcacttaactcagtttttggccgaaaaggaacagactttctacgagcgtggaattttcaagttgtcagagagatggcaaaaggtcatcgaacaaaatggaaaatacattacagattaaacttcgttccaagtaaaaaataatttcttgtttcattgaacaaatcggcaattacttagttgccaacccaatattaatgAAGTATCAATACagatttaagaaaaaaatcTAAATCTACGTGGCCCGTCCGTTAAGTGTTAAAGGAAGATAGAAGTGCACATAGAGCACACTTCGATAAGTAGATAATCGTTCGCGCGAAGGGACCAAAAACGCCGGAGACATTTACGCCTTTCAAAGGCCGGCTAAAGCCACcgtcgttcgaataattatgaGCGGTAACGCATGCTCTTTATCCGTTAAACCGTGCTTACGTGAGAGTGTTTATGGGGCGCCTCGACATAGGCGATCGGTATTATCCTGTTTTTATAGAGTCGGAGGACCTCGTCGTCGGGGACCGGATGCAGGCCGCGGTAAACGGCGCCAAATTGGATTTGCAAGAAGCTGTCGAGTTTCAGCAGCAGACCCTTTTCGATGTCATAATGGAGGCCGCGAACAGCGAAATTCTCCTTGTACTCGAGGTCGCTGATTCCCTCGGGGTACTGTACAGTCGATTAAACGGGTTTGCCTCAAGTTTCAATTGAAATTCTCGTTCGGCCGTAATTGTCGCTTGATTTTCGAGAAAACGCCGCTGACGAGCCGAACTTGCGAGCAGAAACGAGTTAGACGAAGTTTCATGCGCCCCGTTTTCGTACGAATTAGTCTCGTTGCGACAGAGCCTCgtcggcgtcgcgtcgtcgtcgtcgtcatcgtcgtcgtcgtcctcgtcgacggcgtcgtcgttctcgtcggcTTTGGAACTTTCCGTCGGCCGTTCGTTCGCAGACGCAacgatttttcttttcattaCCAGTTTGTTAGAAATGATATTCTAGGAATTAAAGATACGCGTTCCATGGCGATCAGTCGCGTTCCGCTCCCCAGAAGACACCATTGCCTTCCTCGCTCCGTGGCCAGATCCTTCGGGAAGGCTGTCATCCttgttctttaaccctttggctACGGCAGATTTTGATACGTACCGTGCAGACAGCATACGATAGCTCAACCGGAATCTATACTATGAACGATGTGCGTGTATTGTTTCATTCGCTTCGAAATAGTCGAAACACCGAACCGTATTAACCGTGTCAATCGTCGCCGAAGTTCgttttttttaaccctttcgctacggcaactccatccgccgaagtacccTCACCGAACGGAAATTCGCTCCGGAAATCTGCACAGTGCGCGTGCTTTCTGTGTATATGTTGTTCCAAgccttaaataataactgtgccgaataaaacaatcgttgctctaatgtagcaagtatatttacatttttcatttaaaaagacttacaagattataggtaacataggtatttatgTAATTACAAAGCCgaacgattgaacaaaattataaaaaaataatatataatattattaaatattataatataatatattaaatatatatattatatatatattaaatatatataatataatatattaatatataatatattatataatattaaataataatattattaaataataataatatataattaaattataaaaatctaataatatgtaaaaaccaataatataattctgtgcgatacatttgaaagcaaggatctgTACAAAGACGaacatcgcaatctttgcactcgtaccgcgaatccgttcttttatcatttttgctacaaattataCACATCGCTgtcttctgtatacacttcGTTTCGATGCCGGATGTATACGGCACCCGTACGCACAGGTCGTCGCGCGGATGCCGGATATATACGGCACCCgtaacgaaagggttaaagaagaaTCTGTCGCTAAGAAACTAATCGAACTCCCTCGTTTTCGCGTGCGCGTACCTTGTATCGTTGGATGAGCATGTCGCGGCCGAGGTTGTAGAGCAGATAGTCCATGGACGGTTTGTAACAGGCCAGCGTGTAATCGTAATCGAACCCGTACACCTGCACCTCCTTCAAGTCGAGCTCGTTGCAAGCGAACACCCCCTTCAGATTCACGTCTTGGGGAAGCTTTTTGGCTGCACGAGACAATTACACGGTTAGTTTCGATTGCTACACGGGTAGCGTAATTGAAAAGGGTGGTCAACTGTTGGGACTATTACGTCGCAAAGCCCTTGGCACGATTGCTTCTGTGCTTCAAGTGTGCTGGGCAGGCTGCATTATCAATTGGACTAGAGAATTACGAAACCGCGCGAGTCCAATTTTTCGCGCCGCAGTGGCGGACAGCGTACTCGTGAGTTGGATTTTCACGGAAATTCGCAGTTTTATATGTTATTTTGCGAGAGGCAGAGTTTTAAATGAAAGCTTTCTTCGCCGACTTAAAGATCGCTTATTCTGGAAAGAAAATGCAAAACGTAAAAGAAATGCATAACTTTCGTAGTAGAATCGTCTCTCACTctaattttttattgtatttatattgtatttatttattttatattataaaatattataatattattctaatattttatttgattaatATAGCCattgaatttttcttttcttttcagaGAAAGACTTTCTTCTCAACATAATATCCGGTGGACTCGTTTAAAAAGGATTACTACTAATCTGCTTATTGTTATTCAGATTAATTGTGCGAATGAAAAATATTAGGCTATGTAAAGGAAACgtagatttatattataaagcGAAAATAAGAGAAAACAATGCGAATAAGAGAATTAGTGTCAAGAACTTGTAGAAGATAATATCTTGAGAGTAAAAGTACGTGACATGTGGCGTTTTTTCTTGCAATCACGGGTCGAATGATTATACGTAATTTTATATACCGGGCGGCATATCTCAAGGCGGTGAATGTAAATCAGAGATTTTTCTCTGATTGCAACGAAAAACGCTGCATGccacaatttcaaaaaatttgttcatacgttAATTGAGCTGTAGGATACAGGATTTACGTATTTGCCAGAAAACAAATTCGACAGACTTAAAAATATAATGCAATTTAAAACACTACTGACTAATGTTAAGAACTTTGAACGAGTGATGATATC
It encodes:
- the Nt5c gene encoding 5' nucleotidase C, with product MLHRRTLAVAVASQFVVENLLSSWLTRVAGYHVGCLGGLGVRGFHHGPISREVMHENYQKMREKYKSKKLPQDVNLKGVFACNELDLKEVQVYGFDYDYTLACYKPSMDYLLYNLGRDMLIQRYKYPEGISDLEYKENFAVRGLHYDIEKGLLLKLDSFLQIQFGAVYRGLHPVPDDEVLRLYKNRIIPIAYVEAPHKHSHEALHRSKMIQLADLFSVPEMGLLCNVTEYFLRNHIDYHPEILFRDVKNSVQSCHPIMHGLVVQNVADYLEQNKDLKEFFDRLKKSNKKMFLVTNSPFHFVDIGMKFLVGDSWKDYFDVVIVQARKPKFFTEESRPLRIYDEVNKTQLWDRVTKLEKGVIYLEGTVKQLQDMTGWRGQQVLYFGDHPYSDLADVTLEHGWRTGAIIKELTHEISTLNNPRFKENANWLQMLTGLIEEHQDYEGPDVQTVLDEWIKERDELRNEIKRVFNKQFGSVFRTYHNPTYFSRRLFRFADIYMSSITNLYEYSTTHTFYPRRGVMPHEYTSYFV